In the genome of Triticum urartu cultivar G1812 chromosome 5, Tu2.1, whole genome shotgun sequence, one region contains:
- the LOC125508388 gene encoding protein FLX-like 3 isoform X2 — MSGRDRLPRRFVEDGRGYVDARVAEDRRGHHPGIRVVDDRRGHHEIRVVEDRRAYPAVRVIEDRRAYPEIHERPLMRVAPRSHLDVLEEEIQLHEIDFRRLMADRHALAEERMELHRELQAGKEEVRHLNMIIAEINAKKEAYISELVDKRRKLEAELRSNEPLRDEVVHLRGEIEKLLAVRKELSAKAASLMQELSRERSDKQQLPMLKAEIEGLQLELTHARNACELEQKGNFELVEQRKAMEKSMISMAQEIQQMRAELANFDGRPWGTG; from the exons ATGTCAGGAAGAGATCGCCTGCCGCGCCGTTTTGTCGAAGATGGAAGGGGCTATGTTGACGCCCGTGTGGCTGAGGATCGCAGGGGTCATCATCCTGGTATCCGAGTGGTTGATGATCGTAGGGGCCATCACGAGATCCGTGTAGTCGAAGATCGCAGAGCCTATCCTGCAGTTCGTGTGATTGAGGATCGTAGAGCCTACCCTGAGATTCACGAAAGGCCGCTCATGAGGGTGGCTCCTCGCTCTCACCTGGATGTCCTAGAGGAAGAAATTCAGTTGCACGAGATTGATTTCCGCAGGCTTATGGCTGATCGTCATGCTCTAGCTGAGGAACGGATGGAGTTGCACAGGGAGTTGCAAGCCGGAAAGGAGGAGGTCCGTCACCTTAACATGATCATCGCAGAGATTAATGCCAAGAAGGAAGCTTATATCAGCGAGCTCGTTGACAAGAGAAGGAAGCTTGAAGCTGAACTTAGATCAAATGAGCCTTTGAGAGATGAGGTTGTGCATCTTCGTGGTGAAATCGAGAAGCTCCTTGCTGTTAGGAAAGAACTCTCTGCAAAGGCTGCATCACTCATGCAGGAGCTGAGTAGGGAGAGATCTGATAAACAACAGTTACCTATGCTGAAAGCAGAGATTGAGGGCCTTCAACTGGAACTTACCCATGCAAG GAATGCATGTGAATTGGAGCAGAAGGGGAATTTCGAGTTGGTGGAACAAAGGAAAGCAATGGAGAAGAGTATGATTTCGATGGCACAAGAAATTCAACAAATGCGGGCCGAATTAGCTAATTTTGATGGCAGACCATGGGGCACAG